The proteins below come from a single Miscanthus floridulus cultivar M001 chromosome 1, ASM1932011v1, whole genome shotgun sequence genomic window:
- the LOC136550478 gene encoding QWRF motif-containing protein 2-like, producing MVAAAAAATAPDPAHPSRPPLTPALDKPNSAAARRNSQRSNKPVSSRYLSAAAASPASSTSSSSSSSSRRSLSAQRTRASTPPPQHSTSPTTTTASASAPAAAAAASATATTMRSLSVSFQGESFFYKTSRAPRASSPSSPAARRGPTPERRKSVSSVPEAENARPSGRWPAAKPKASDPLARSLDCSLDRKDSILAAVHLLRRSMAFDSTTSLSPSDPAVAAAPDLSASSDTDSVSSGSNSGAGDPPRRGISVPARFWQETNSRLRRLPEPGLLLPSSGRRSFSDSPMSPRLPGRSPSPCRGSRGAASPSRGRSGEASPNGHMVQAPANAPSIISFAAEVRRAKKGENRIEEAHRLRLLDNRHLQWRCINARTDATLLVQSFTAEKTLHSAWKEISRLRDNVSTKRSRLQLQKQKLKLFAILRGQMSYLEDWSHIEKHHSSALSAAIKALKASTLRLPVVDGAKADAQAVKEAVNSTVDVMHTMTSSICNLLSKVEGTSSVVSELAKLATQEQMLLDQSKDLLSTVAAIHVKNCSLQTHMLQRNQKQSPTQL from the exons ATGGTGgctgccgcggcggcggccaccgCGCCAGATCCGGCCCACCCCTCGCGCCCGCCGCTCACGCCGGCGCTCGACAAGCCCAACTCCGCCGCCGCGCGGAGGAACTCGCAGCGCTCCAACAAACCCGTCTCCTCGAGGTACCTGTCCGCCGCCGCTGCGTCCCCGGCCTCCTCCacgtcgtcgtcttcctcgtcctcgtcccgccGCTCCCTCTCCGCGCAGCGCACCCGGGCGTCTACTCCTCCGCCGCAGCACTCCACgtcgcccaccaccaccaccgcgtcggcgtcggcgccggccgcggccgcggcagcATCCGCCACTGCGACCACGATGCGGAGCCTCTCCGTGTCGTTCCAGGGGGAGTCCTTCTTCTACAAGACGTCGCGCGCCCCGCGGGCCTCGTCGCCGTCCTCACCTGCCGCGCGCCGCGGGCCCACGCCGGAGCGCAGGAAGAGCGTCTCCTCCGTGCCGGAGGCCGAGAACGCGCGGCCGTCGGGACGATGGCCGGCGGCGAAGCCCAAGGCATCGGACCCGCTCGCGCGCAGCCTTGACTGCAGCCTCGACCGCAAGGACTCCATCCTCGCCGCCGTTCACCTCCTCCGCCGCTCTATGGCCTTCGACTCCACCACATCCCTCTCGCCGTCCGACCCGGCAGTTGCAGCCGCTCCAGACCTCTCCGCGTCCTCCGACACCGACAGCGTCTCGTCTGGTAGCAACTCGGGCGCCGGTGATCCCCCGCGACGCGGCATCAGCGTGCCGGCGAGGTTCTGGCAGGAAACCAACAGCCGCCTGCGCCGGCTTCCAGAGCCCGGGCTGCTGCTACCGTCGTCTGGCCGGAGGTCGTTTTCAGACAGCCCAATGTCACCGAGGCTGCCGGGCCGGTCCCCATCTCCATGCCGTGGAAGCAGGGGTGCCGCGAGTCCATCAAGAGGGCGCAGTGGGGAGGCGTCTCCAAATGGGCATATGGTGCAGGCTCCAGCAAATGCGCCATCTATCATCAGCTTTGCGGCAGAGGTGAGAAGGGCGAAAAAGGGGGAGAACAGAATCGAGGAGGCGCACCGATTGCGCCTGCTGGACAATCGGCATTTGCAGTGGCGATGCATCAATGCTCGGACAGATGCGACGCTACTGGTTCAGAGCTTCACTGCTGAG AAAACCCTTCACAGTGCATGGAAAGAAATATCAAGATTGCGTGACAATGTGAGTACCAAAAGGAGCAGACTCCAGCTTCAAAAGCAAAAGCTCAAGCTGTTTGCTATTCTTAGGGGACAG ATGTCATATCTAGAGGACTGGTCTCATATCGAAAAACATCATTCAAGTGCTTTATCAGCAGCAATCAAAGCTCTGAAGGCTAGTACTCTTCGTCTTCCAGTTGTTGATGGTGCAAAG GCTGATGCGCAAGCTGTGAAGGAAGCAGTTAATTCAACAGTGGATGTAATGCACACAATGACATCCTCGATATGTAATTTGTTGTCTAAG GTCGAGGGAACAAGCTCTGTGGTGTCTGAGCTTGCCAAACTTGCAACACAAGAACAAATGTTGTTGGACCAATCAAAGGATCTCTTGTCCACGGTTGCAGCAATACAT GTCAAAAATTGCAGTTTGCAAACTCATATGCTACAACGAAACCAAAAGCAGAGCCCGACACAATTGTAG